In Phreatobacter aquaticus, a single genomic region encodes these proteins:
- a CDS encoding divergent polysaccharide deacetylase family protein has translation MTDELNAPLGVEPETKPKRRWPLPPLMPLAAGLVGLIVLGLIGTILLVHNPLGGEPRALAAIAEPKPRQMEPVVQPPPAAAPAATPTEQPEGTTINVINGMSGAAQQVRIATPPPSQERATGLDPRLSERTPHGPLPRVAPDGRRPLEAYARAFRVPTSAQSNLPRIAILIGGLGISANGTSEAITKLPGAVSLAFAPYGNDLERAVMRARSIGHEVFLQVPMEPFDYPENDPGPQTLLTTLSAERNTERLFWAMGRFQGYVGIVNYMGAKFTATEQSLAPMLREANRRGLMMIDDGSSPRSLIGQLATGLQQPNLRGDIQIDRVPTPAELDAQLSRLEARAREKGFALGIGSALPVTIDRVANWARALEERGIILVPVTTGVARRPSSG, from the coding sequence ATGACCGACGAGCTCAACGCCCCTCTCGGGGTGGAACCAGAGACCAAGCCCAAGCGCAGGTGGCCGCTGCCGCCTCTGATGCCGCTTGCCGCCGGCCTGGTCGGCCTCATCGTTCTCGGCCTCATCGGTACGATCCTGCTCGTTCACAATCCGCTGGGCGGTGAGCCGCGCGCTCTTGCGGCGATCGCCGAGCCCAAGCCGCGCCAGATGGAACCGGTCGTCCAGCCGCCTCCAGCTGCTGCGCCGGCGGCGACACCGACCGAGCAGCCGGAAGGCACGACGATCAATGTGATCAACGGCATGTCAGGTGCCGCGCAGCAGGTTCGCATCGCGACGCCACCGCCCTCGCAGGAGCGTGCCACCGGCCTCGATCCCCGATTGTCGGAACGCACGCCCCATGGCCCGCTGCCTCGGGTCGCTCCCGACGGCCGCCGCCCCCTTGAGGCCTATGCCCGGGCATTCCGCGTTCCAACCTCGGCGCAATCCAATCTGCCGCGCATCGCCATCCTCATCGGCGGCCTGGGTATCAGTGCCAACGGCACGTCGGAAGCGATCACCAAGTTGCCGGGCGCGGTCTCGCTTGCCTTTGCGCCCTATGGCAACGACCTCGAACGCGCTGTCATGCGCGCCCGCTCGATCGGCCATGAGGTCTTCCTGCAGGTGCCGATGGAGCCGTTCGACTATCCCGAGAACGATCCCGGACCGCAGACGCTGCTCACCACATTGTCCGCTGAGCGCAATACCGAGCGGCTGTTCTGGGCCATGGGCCGCTTCCAGGGCTATGTCGGCATCGTCAATTACATGGGCGCCAAGTTCACGGCGACCGAGCAGTCGCTGGCGCCCATGCTGCGCGAGGCCAATAGGCGCGGCCTGATGATGATCGACGACGGGTCGAGCCCGCGCAGCCTGATCGGCCAGCTTGCGACCGGTCTCCAGCAGCCAAATCTGCGCGGCGATATCCAGATCGACCGGGTGCCGACACCTGCCGAACTCGATGCCCAGCTCAGCCGCCTCGAAGCCCGGGCGCGTGAGAAGGGGTTCGCGCTTGGCATCGGCTCGGCATTACCGGTCACCATAGACCGCGTCGCCAACTGGGCGCGCGCGCTCGAGGAGCGAGGCATCATCCTCGTCCCCGTCACAACAGGCGTGGCGCGCCGTCCTTCATCGGGGTAA
- a CDS encoding F0F1 ATP synthase subunit gamma: protein MPSLKDLRNRIASVKATQKITKAMQMVAAAKLKRAQNAAEAARPYAEKMDAVLANLASSVSGADAPRLLAGTGSDNVHLLVVATGERGLCGAFNTSIVRLARERALALMAEGKTVKFFCVGRKGYDLIRRQFDKQIVGYVEFRSVRQLGYSNAAEVANQVLKLFEDGAFDVCTLFFSRFKSVIAQIPTATQLIPATIPAGAAEATAPYEFEPGESEILADLLPSNITVQVFRALLENNASFYGSQMSSMDSATRNAGEMIKKQTLKYNRARQAMITKELIEIISGAEAL from the coding sequence ATGCCGAGCTTGAAGGATCTGAGGAACCGCATCGCCTCCGTGAAGGCGACGCAGAAGATCACCAAGGCCATGCAGATGGTGGCCGCGGCGAAGCTGAAGCGTGCGCAGAACGCGGCCGAGGCGGCGCGTCCCTATGCGGAGAAGATGGACGCGGTCCTGGCCAATCTCGCCAGCTCCGTGTCGGGCGCCGATGCGCCGCGCCTTCTCGCCGGCACGGGCTCCGACAACGTCCACCTGCTGGTGGTTGCCACCGGCGAGCGCGGCCTGTGCGGCGCCTTCAACACCTCGATCGTCAGGCTTGCCCGCGAGCGGGCCCTGGCGCTGATGGCCGAGGGCAAGACGGTCAAGTTCTTCTGCGTCGGCCGCAAGGGCTATGACCTGATCCGCCGCCAGTTCGACAAGCAGATCGTCGGCTATGTCGAGTTCCGCAGCGTGCGCCAGCTCGGCTATTCCAACGCGGCGGAAGTCGCCAATCAGGTCCTGAAGCTGTTCGAGGACGGTGCCTTCGACGTCTGCACCCTGTTCTTCTCGCGCTTCAAGTCGGTGATCGCCCAGATCCCGACGGCCACCCAGCTCATTCCGGCGACCATTCCCGCCGGCGCGGCCGAGGCCACCGCCCCCTACGAGTTCGAGCCCGGCGAAAGCGAGATCCTCGCCGATCTCCTGCCGAGCAACATCACCGTTCAGGTTTTCCGGGCCCTCCTGGAAAACAACGCCTCGTTCTACGGTTCACAGATGTCCTCCATGGACAGCGCGACCCGCAACGCCGGCGAGATGATCAAGAAGCAGACGCTCAAGTACAACCGCGCGCGTCAGGCGATGATCACCAAAGAACTCATTGAAATCATCTCGGGCGCTGAAGCGCTCTGA
- a CDS encoding DUF1993 domain-containing protein: MSTRLSDVSLPIFVQMLTNLSAMLDKAAEFAAAKKIDPKVLLDSRLAPDMFSLTRQVQLATDFAKGPTARLSGIEIPKYPDTETTIEELKQRIATTIAFVRSADTKAIDDRADVEITVPLAGQQVAFKSRVYFTYMALPNFFFHVTTAYNILRENGMDIGKRDFVGRPPV, from the coding sequence ATGAGCACGCGCCTGTCCGACGTCTCGCTGCCCATCTTCGTCCAGATGCTGACCAATCTGTCAGCAATGCTCGACAAGGCGGCTGAATTCGCCGCCGCCAAGAAAATCGACCCGAAGGTCCTGCTGGACTCGCGGCTGGCGCCCGACATGTTCTCGCTGACCCGACAGGTGCAACTCGCCACCGATTTCGCCAAGGGCCCGACGGCCCGTCTCTCGGGCATTGAGATCCCGAAATATCCCGACACCGAAACGACGATCGAGGAGCTGAAGCAGCGCATCGCCACCACGATCGCCTTCGTCAGGAGCGCCGACACCAAGGCAATCGACGACCGTGCCGATGTCGAGATCACCGTGCCGCTCGCCGGCCAGCAGGTCGCGTTCAAGTCACGCGTCTATTTCACCTATATGGCCCTGCCGAACTTCTTCTTCCACGTGACCACGGCCTACAACATCCTGCGCGAGAACGGCATGGATATCGGCAAGCGCGACTTCGTCGGCCGCCCGCCCGTCTGA
- the pncA gene encoding bifunctional nicotinamidase/pyrazinamidase, with translation MKRPFEIDRRAAIAGATLLTAAGSLTAHAQDKPVIDSSTVLIVVDVQNDFCPGGRLAVGKGDEVVPVINAMAKRFQNVVLTQDWHPEGHSSFATSHPGKKPFELIQMPYGPQVLWPDHCTWDSAGAEFHEGLDIAHAQTIVRKGYRREVDSYSGFMEADRKTATGLGGYLKERGIARAVVVGLATDFCVNWTAQDAAKNGLQTFVVEEGCRAIDLGGSLAKAWTDMAALGVKKISVADLPA, from the coding sequence ATGAAACGCCCATTCGAGATCGATCGCCGCGCTGCCATTGCCGGAGCCACCCTGCTGACAGCCGCAGGCAGTCTCACTGCCCATGCGCAGGACAAGCCTGTGATCGACAGTTCCACCGTCCTGATCGTCGTCGACGTGCAGAACGACTTCTGTCCAGGCGGACGGCTGGCCGTCGGCAAGGGCGACGAGGTGGTTCCTGTCATCAATGCAATGGCGAAGCGCTTCCAGAATGTCGTGCTGACGCAAGACTGGCACCCGGAAGGTCATTCCTCCTTCGCCACCTCGCATCCCGGCAAGAAGCCCTTCGAGCTGATCCAGATGCCCTATGGGCCGCAGGTGCTCTGGCCCGACCACTGCACCTGGGACAGTGCCGGTGCCGAGTTCCACGAGGGTCTCGACATCGCCCATGCGCAGACCATTGTCCGCAAGGGTTATCGCCGCGAAGTCGACAGCTATTCCGGCTTCATGGAGGCCGACCGCAAGACCGCAACCGGCCTTGGCGGCTATCTGAAAGAGCGGGGCATCGCACGGGCCGTCGTGGTCGGCCTTGCCACTGACTTCTGCGTCAACTGGACGGCCCAGGACGCCGCCAAGAACGGCCTGCAGACCTTCGTGGTCGAGGAGGGCTGCCGGGCCATCGACCTCGGTGGCTCGCTCGCGAAAGCCTGGACCGACATGGCGGCGCTCGGCGTCAAGAAGATCAGTGTCGCGGACCTGCCGGCCTGA
- a CDS encoding RNA pyrophosphohydrolase, which yields MTPFEDLPYRPCVGVVLINRDGLVFVGKRKGPAPEHVDGGHAWQMPQGGIDPGESPLAAAKRELYEETNVRSASLIAEAPEWFAYDLPQVVAGQAWRGKYRGQTQKWFAFRFDGDDSEINVLQPAEGRHKAEFEAWRWEKLTATPDLIIPFKRGVYERVVASFSAFAH from the coding sequence ATGACACCCTTCGAAGACCTGCCATACCGCCCCTGTGTTGGCGTGGTCCTGATCAACCGGGACGGTCTCGTCTTTGTCGGCAAGCGCAAGGGCCCCGCCCCGGAGCATGTCGATGGTGGCCATGCCTGGCAGATGCCGCAGGGCGGCATCGATCCCGGCGAGAGCCCGCTCGCCGCCGCCAAACGCGAGCTTTACGAAGAGACCAATGTCCGATCCGCCTCGCTGATTGCCGAGGCGCCGGAATGGTTCGCCTATGACCTGCCGCAGGTGGTGGCTGGTCAGGCGTGGCGGGGCAAATATCGCGGCCAGACGCAGAAATGGTTCGCCTTCCGCTTTGACGGCGACGATAGCGAGATCAACGTGCTGCAGCCGGCCGAGGGCAGGCACAAGGCGGAGTTCGAAGCCTGGCGCTGGGAGAAGCTGACGGCGACGCCCGACCTGATCATTCCGTTCAAGCGCGGCGTCTATGAGCGCGTCGTCGCGAGCTTCTCGGCCTTCGCGCACTGA
- a CDS encoding nicotinate-nucleotide adenylyltransferase, with the protein MRPFGSRIAPRLKRSGRRLVLPPHAKGMTIGLFGGSFNPPHEAHRLVALAALKRLGLDAVWWMVSPGNPLKAHSGLAPLAERVSAARALAHHPAIKVTDIEARLGTRFTFDTIAALKARCPGVRFVWIMGADNLAQFHLWQNWLGIAGLVPMAIVDRPGAGLKSAGGVAATRLARYRLDESDGHRLAFTQAPAWIFLHGLKSPLSSTALREKKLIPVKLHLST; encoded by the coding sequence GTGAGGCCGTTCGGCTCGCGCATCGCGCCACGGCTGAAGCGCTCCGGGCGGCGGCTCGTCCTGCCGCCGCATGCCAAGGGCATGACAATCGGGCTGTTTGGCGGATCCTTCAATCCGCCTCACGAAGCGCACCGCTTGGTTGCGCTCGCCGCGCTGAAGCGGCTTGGCCTCGACGCCGTCTGGTGGATGGTGTCGCCGGGAAATCCGCTCAAGGCCCATTCAGGCCTCGCCCCGCTGGCGGAACGGGTGTCGGCCGCCCGTGCGCTGGCCCACCATCCTGCGATCAAGGTCACCGATATCGAGGCGCGGCTCGGCACCCGCTTTACCTTCGACACCATCGCTGCCCTGAAGGCGCGCTGCCCCGGTGTTCGCTTCGTCTGGATCATGGGGGCTGACAATCTGGCCCAGTTCCATCTGTGGCAGAACTGGCTGGGCATTGCCGGTCTTGTGCCGATGGCGATCGTCGACCGACCGGGGGCCGGCCTGAAATCCGCAGGCGGCGTCGCGGCCACCCGCCTTGCCCGCTATCGCCTCGACGAATCCGACGGCCACCGGCTGGCTTTCACCCAGGCCCCGGCCTGGATTTTCCTGCACGGATTGAAGTCGCCGCTGTCATCGACGGCGCTTCGCGAGAAAAAGCTGATACCCGTAAAATTGCACCTATCCACTTAA
- a CDS encoding F0F1 ATP synthase subunit epsilon: MTTFSFELVSPERQLFSGAVTQVVVPGADGEFGIFAGHAPFVSSIRPGILTIYGEGQPKRLYVRGGFAEVSSGTLTVLAEQAVAVEDLDAGQIDRDIKAAEEDLADAKSDDARSRAAEKLAQLNDVKAILATSSTVH, from the coding sequence ATGACGACCTTCTCCTTCGAACTGGTCTCGCCGGAGCGTCAGCTCTTCTCCGGCGCGGTGACCCAGGTGGTCGTGCCTGGCGCTGATGGTGAGTTCGGCATCTTCGCCGGCCACGCGCCCTTCGTGTCGTCGATCCGTCCGGGCATCCTGACGATCTACGGCGAAGGTCAGCCGAAGCGGCTCTATGTCCGCGGCGGCTTCGCCGAGGTCTCTTCCGGCACGCTCACCGTGCTTGCCGAGCAGGCCGTGGCGGTCGAGGACCTCGATGCCGGCCAGATCGACCGCGACATCAAGGCGGCCGAGGAAGACCTCGCCGACGCCAAGAGCGATGACGCGCGTTCGCGTGCTGCCGAGAAGTTGGCCCAGTTGAACGACGTCAAGGCCATCCTTGCCACGTCGTCGACGGTCCACTGA
- a CDS encoding L-2-amino-thiazoline-4-carboxylic acid hydrolase, translated as MTKAATPAHPQGLSMYEKRRIEAEILKHVYDALTASHGKAIAEASVAEAVRRSAIEQGERFAAEAPQGPSLQGFIDMQELWTKGGALDVEVLGRTEDTYSFNVTRCRYSEMYKDMGLGEIGHLLSCQRDGTFCEGYDKRLKLDRTQTIMQGASHCDFRFRYEKDAASS; from the coding sequence ATGACCAAAGCTGCCACTCCCGCCCATCCGCAGGGCCTCTCGATGTACGAGAAGCGCCGGATCGAGGCGGAGATTCTCAAGCACGTCTATGACGCGCTGACCGCGAGCCACGGCAAGGCCATTGCGGAGGCCTCGGTTGCCGAGGCTGTGCGCCGTTCTGCCATCGAGCAGGGCGAGCGTTTCGCCGCAGAAGCGCCGCAGGGCCCGTCGCTGCAGGGCTTCATCGACATGCAGGAATTGTGGACCAAGGGCGGTGCGCTTGATGTCGAGGTCCTCGGCCGCACCGAGGACACCTATTCCTTCAACGTCACCCGTTGCCGCTATTCCGAAATGTACAAGGACATGGGATTGGGCGAGATCGGCCACCTCCTGTCGTGCCAGCGCGATGGCACCTTCTGCGAAGGCTACGACAAGAGGCTCAAGCTCGACCGGACCCAGACCATCATGCAGGGCGCAAGCCACTGCGACTTCCGGTTCCGCTATGAGAAGGACGCGGCGTCGTCCTGA
- a CDS encoding response regulator, which yields MSKKAEQLLSSVDVLVIDDNQFMRKIIRNILTNIGIKSVSEAVDGLAGLEHIRLHAPDIVILDWEMPMLNGAELMRIVRNPSTFPLPDIPIIMLTAHLERWRVMEATKLGVNEFVAKPISGKIMLERIISIITRPRPMVHIDGHYRPEPRRNLIEPRLRRASAPQPASVV from the coding sequence ATGTCCAAGAAGGCCGAGCAGCTTCTGTCGAGCGTCGATGTCCTCGTCATCGACGACAATCAGTTCATGCGGAAGATTATCCGCAACATTCTGACCAATATCGGGATCAAGAGTGTTTCCGAGGCCGTCGATGGACTGGCAGGTCTTGAGCATATCAGGCTGCACGCCCCGGACATCGTCATTCTCGACTGGGAAATGCCGATGCTCAACGGCGCCGAGTTGATGCGCATCGTGCGCAACCCATCGACCTTCCCGCTGCCGGATATCCCGATCATCATGTTGACCGCGCATCTGGAGCGCTGGCGCGTGATGGAGGCGACCAAGCTCGGCGTCAACGAGTTCGTCGCCAAGCCGATCTCCGGCAAGATCATGCTGGAGCGCATCATCTCGATCATCACCCGACCGCGGCCTATGGTGCACATTGATGGCCACTATCGTCCCGAGCCGCGTCGCAATCTGATCGAGCCGCGGCTGCGTCGCGCCTCCGCTCCCCAGCCCGCAAGCGTGGTCTGA
- a CDS encoding glutamate-5-semialdehyde dehydrogenase, with product MSAKLSAVDAAAGIETVMNVLGADARRAARQVALASPADKNRALDAIAIAIRASAADILAANAEDLADARRDGLAASFIDRLTLTPARVEAMAAGVEVVRDLPDPVGEVISAWDRPNGLHIERVRVPLGVVGVIYESRPNVTVDAGVLCLKAGNAVILRGGSDSFRSSRAIHRAIVTGMEQAGLPAAAISLVPTRDRAAVGMMLRGLEGTIDVIVPRGGRSLVERVQQEARVPVFAHLDGNCHVYVHAGADLAMARDILINAKMRRTGVCGSAETLLVDRAVAATHLKPLVEALFAAGCAVRGDAAARAVDARVTAAVELDWSTEFLDAIIAVKVVDDLDAAIAHIERYGSHHTDAIVTADQGAAERFMREVDSAILLHNASTQFADGGEFGFGAEIGIATGKMHARGPVGVEQLTSFNYRVRGTGQIRP from the coding sequence ATGAGTGCGAAGCTGAGTGCTGTCGACGCCGCTGCCGGCATCGAAACCGTCATGAACGTGCTGGGCGCCGACGCCCGGCGCGCGGCTCGGCAGGTCGCGCTTGCTTCGCCTGCCGACAAGAATCGGGCGCTCGATGCGATCGCCATCGCCATCCGTGCATCTGCCGCCGACATTCTGGCCGCCAATGCCGAGGACCTCGCGGACGCCCGCCGCGACGGGCTCGCCGCCTCGTTCATCGACCGGCTGACACTCACGCCTGCGCGCGTCGAGGCGATGGCTGCCGGCGTCGAGGTGGTTCGTGATCTGCCGGATCCCGTTGGCGAGGTGATCTCGGCGTGGGACCGGCCGAACGGCCTGCACATCGAGCGCGTCCGTGTGCCGCTCGGTGTTGTCGGCGTCATCTACGAGAGCCGGCCGAACGTCACGGTTGATGCCGGTGTGCTCTGTCTCAAGGCCGGCAACGCGGTGATCCTGCGCGGCGGGTCCGACAGCTTCCGTTCATCGCGCGCGATCCACAGGGCAATCGTCACGGGCATGGAACAGGCCGGCCTGCCGGCTGCTGCCATTTCTCTCGTCCCCACCCGCGACAGGGCAGCCGTCGGCATGATGCTGCGTGGCCTGGAGGGCACGATCGACGTCATCGTGCCGCGTGGCGGACGCAGCCTGGTCGAGCGGGTTCAGCAGGAGGCCCGTGTGCCGGTCTTCGCCCATCTCGACGGCAATTGTCACGTCTATGTCCATGCCGGAGCGGACCTGGCGATGGCGCGCGATATCCTGATCAACGCCAAGATGCGGCGCACCGGTGTCTGCGGCTCTGCGGAAACCCTGCTGGTTGATCGCGCCGTCGCAGCCACGCATCTGAAGCCGCTGGTCGAGGCGTTGTTTGCTGCCGGCTGCGCGGTACGCGGGGATGCTGCGGCGCGCGCCGTCGATGCCCGGGTGACCGCTGCCGTCGAACTGGACTGGTCGACCGAGTTCCTGGACGCCATCATTGCGGTGAAGGTCGTCGACGATCTCGACGCAGCGATTGCCCATATCGAACGCTATGGGTCGCACCACACGGACGCCATCGTCACGGCGGATCAGGGCGCAGCGGAGCGCTTCATGCGCGAGGTCGACAGCGCCATTCTCCTGCACAATGCCTCGACGCAGTTTGCCGATGGCGGCGAGTTCGGCTTCGGCGCCGAGATCGGCATCGCGACCGGCAAGATGCACGCACGCGGGCCGGTCGGCGTCGAGCAGCTGACCTCGTTCAATTACCGCGTGCGCGGCACCGGTCAGATCCGTCCGTGA
- the atpD gene encoding F0F1 ATP synthase subunit beta: protein MAKKATSAKATNAPTGTGRISQVIGAVVDVQFEGTLPQILNALETSNNGNRMVLEVAQHLGENTVRCIAMDTSEGLVRGQEVTDTGQPIAVPVGVETLGRILNVIGEPIDEAGPVATSRTRAIHQPAPSFAEQSTEAEILVTGIKVVDLLAPYAKGGKIGLFGGAGVGKTVLIQELINNVAKAHGGYSVFAGVGERTREGNDLYHEFIESGVNKKGGGEGSKCALVFGQMNEPPGARARVALSGLTIAEDFRDQGQDVLFFVDNIFRFTQAGSEVSALLGRIPSAVGYQPTLATDMGALQERITTTQKGSITSVQAIYVPADDLTDPAPATSFAHLDATTVLNRSIAEKGIYPAVDPLDSTSRMLDPRVIGDDHYNVARKVQQTLQRYKSLQDIIAILGMDELSEEDKLTVARARKVERFLSQPFFVAEVFTGAPGKFVDIKDTIKGFNDLVDGKYDHLPEAAFYMVGTIEEAVEKGRKLAAEAA, encoded by the coding sequence ATGGCGAAGAAAGCGACGAGCGCGAAAGCCACGAATGCTCCGACCGGCACTGGCCGCATCAGCCAGGTCATCGGCGCCGTGGTCGACGTTCAGTTCGAGGGCACCCTGCCCCAGATCCTGAACGCGCTGGAGACCTCCAACAATGGCAACCGCATGGTGCTGGAAGTTGCCCAGCATCTGGGTGAGAACACCGTGCGCTGCATCGCCATGGACACGTCCGAGGGCCTCGTCCGCGGCCAGGAAGTGACCGATACCGGCCAGCCGATCGCTGTTCCGGTGGGCGTCGAGACGCTCGGCCGCATCCTCAACGTCATCGGCGAGCCGATCGACGAGGCCGGCCCGGTCGCCACCTCGCGCACCCGCGCCATCCACCAGCCGGCTCCCTCTTTTGCCGAGCAGTCGACGGAAGCGGAAATCCTGGTCACCGGCATCAAGGTCGTCGACCTTCTCGCCCCCTACGCCAAGGGCGGCAAGATCGGCCTGTTCGGCGGCGCCGGCGTGGGCAAGACCGTGCTCATCCAGGAACTGATCAACAACGTCGCCAAGGCCCACGGCGGCTACTCGGTGTTCGCCGGCGTCGGCGAGCGCACCCGCGAGGGCAACGATCTCTATCATGAGTTCATCGAATCCGGCGTGAACAAGAAGGGTGGCGGCGAAGGCTCCAAGTGCGCCCTCGTGTTCGGCCAAATGAACGAGCCCCCGGGCGCCCGCGCCCGCGTCGCGCTCTCCGGCCTCACCATCGCGGAAGATTTCCGCGACCAGGGCCAGGACGTGCTGTTCTTCGTCGACAACATCTTCCGCTTCACCCAGGCCGGCTCGGAAGTGTCGGCTCTGCTGGGCCGCATCCCCTCGGCGGTGGGCTATCAGCCGACGCTCGCCACCGACATGGGTGCGCTCCAGGAGCGCATCACCACCACGCAGAAGGGCTCGATCACCTCGGTTCAGGCGATCTACGTGCCGGCCGACGACTTGACCGACCCGGCGCCTGCCACCTCCTTCGCCCACTTGGACGCGACGACCGTTCTCAACCGCTCGATCGCCGAAAAGGGCATCTATCCGGCGGTCGATCCGCTCGACTCGACCTCGCGCATGCTTGACCCCCGCGTTATCGGCGATGACCACTACAACGTGGCCCGCAAGGTCCAGCAGACCCTGCAGCGCTACAAGTCGCTCCAGGACATCATCGCCATCCTCGGCATGGACGAGCTGTCGGAAGAGGACAAGCTGACGGTGGCCCGCGCCCGCAAGGTCGAGCGCTTCCTGTCGCAGCCCTTCTTCGTGGCTGAAGTCTTCACCGGCGCGCCGGGCAAGTTCGTCGACATCAAGGACACCATCAAGGGGTTCAACGATCTCGTCGACGGCAAGTACGATCACCTCCCCGAGGCCGCCTTCTACATGGTCGGCACCATCGAGGAAGCGGTCGAAAAGGGCCGCAAGCTCGCTGCCGAAGCCGCCTGA